The following are from one region of the Bradyrhizobium sediminis genome:
- the purN gene encoding phosphoribosylglycinamide formyltransferase encodes MKRRVAILISGRGSNMAALIEAARSKDFPAEIVVVISNRADAGGLDRARASGIPTVTIESKPFGKDRAAFEAVLQTALDQHRVELICLGGFMRLFTAEFVQRWFGRMLNIHPSLLPSFPGLEPQAQALRAGVKISGATVHFVIPETDAGPIVMQGAVAVADADTPDTLAERILGIEHRIYPEALRLLASGQVRLEGDVCKTLAKANPDDTLISPATE; translated from the coding sequence GTGAAGCGCCGTGTCGCTATCCTGATTTCCGGGCGTGGATCGAACATGGCTGCCCTGATCGAGGCGGCACGGTCCAAGGATTTCCCGGCCGAGATCGTGGTCGTGATTTCCAACCGCGCCGATGCCGGCGGGCTCGATCGCGCCAGGGCCAGCGGCATCCCGACCGTCACCATCGAAAGCAAGCCGTTCGGCAAGGATCGCGCGGCGTTCGAAGCGGTGCTGCAGACGGCGCTGGACCAGCACAGGGTCGAACTGATCTGCCTCGGCGGTTTCATGCGGCTGTTCACGGCCGAATTCGTGCAGCGCTGGTTTGGCCGGATGCTCAACATCCATCCCTCCCTGCTGCCGTCGTTTCCGGGCCTCGAACCGCAAGCCCAGGCGTTGCGCGCCGGTGTGAAAATTTCCGGCGCGACCGTGCATTTCGTCATTCCGGAAACCGACGCCGGTCCGATCGTGATGCAGGGGGCGGTGGCGGTTGCCGACGCCGATACGCCGGATACGCTGGCCGAGCGGATCCTCGGCATCGAACATCGCATCTATCCCGAGGCGCTGCGGCTGCTTGCCAGCGGCCAGGTCCGGCTGGAGGGCGATGTCTGCAAGACCTTGGCCAAAGCCAACCCCGACGACACGTTGATTTCGCCTGCCACGGAATGA
- a CDS encoding autotransporter outer membrane beta-barrel domain-containing protein, with the protein MRCSSRPSRANWAGLGRRLFLVFAAAVVLAAAVASSSAQAQSPTPTPTPTPTPTPTPSPTPSPTPTVINSSFSAGSTVTNLGSNFLERIGNQATSGLGKALGSNPGGGGASESSEAPQFRAWGELYGLSATTGPLGYFVGDRRRTWGGVAGLGARVAPGVNVGFSVDQSRTAIDIPLALQSATLDLTQLGFNASVDKGPWTWAIALVHGFGKVNSNRDTGFGVATAGYNARLDGALTELSYYWSQDQSRIVPKAAFEYVRASTASLQEYGGLDPVMASGATAERARILVGAEIGRYWIFDRKILDLSAYGKFVDNVMQNFGAVTVSLGTQSVVVQGIGESRYGADAGASASLSLSNTARLYLNYDGKYRASMQSHQGTLGVEFRW; encoded by the coding sequence ATGCGCTGCTCATCGCGGCCTTCGCGAGCGAATTGGGCTGGACTGGGCCGCAGGCTGTTCCTGGTCTTTGCGGCGGCTGTTGTTCTCGCTGCCGCCGTCGCGTCGTCGTCCGCTCAGGCCCAATCGCCAACCCCAACCCCAACCCCGACCCCGACCCCAACCCCAACACCGTCGCCGACCCCCAGTCCGACACCGACGGTGATCAATTCCAGTTTCTCGGCAGGTTCGACGGTGACGAACCTCGGCAGCAACTTCCTAGAGCGCATCGGCAATCAGGCGACGTCAGGCCTCGGCAAGGCGTTGGGCAGCAATCCGGGGGGTGGTGGTGCTTCCGAGAGTAGCGAGGCCCCGCAGTTCCGCGCTTGGGGCGAGCTTTACGGGCTTTCGGCCACCACCGGTCCGCTCGGCTATTTCGTTGGCGATCGCCGTCGCACCTGGGGCGGCGTCGCGGGATTGGGGGCGCGCGTCGCGCCCGGCGTCAACGTCGGTTTTTCCGTCGATCAAAGCCGCACCGCCATCGACATCCCGCTGGCGCTGCAGTCGGCGACGCTCGATCTGACCCAGCTCGGGTTCAATGCCTCGGTCGACAAGGGGCCCTGGACCTGGGCCATCGCCCTGGTTCACGGATTCGGAAAAGTGAATTCAAACCGCGACACCGGGTTCGGTGTCGCGACCGCCGGCTACAACGCCCGGCTCGACGGCGCGCTGACGGAACTCAGCTATTACTGGAGCCAGGACCAGAGCCGCATCGTGCCGAAGGCCGCGTTCGAATATGTGCGCGCCTCGACCGCATCGCTGCAGGAGTACGGCGGGCTCGATCCGGTCATGGCATCAGGCGCAACGGCGGAGCGCGCGCGCATCCTCGTCGGCGCCGAGATCGGGCGTTACTGGATCTTCGACCGGAAAATTCTCGACTTGTCCGCCTACGGCAAGTTCGTCGACAATGTCATGCAGAATTTCGGCGCGGTCACAGTCAGCCTCGGCACCCAGAGCGTCGTGGTGCAGGGCATCGGCGAAAGCCGGTATGGCGCGGATGCCGGGGCGTCGGCTTCGCTCAGCCTGAGCAACACCGCGCGGCTCTATCTCAACTACGACGGCAAGTATCGCGCCTCGATGCAGTCGCATCAGGGCACGCTCGGCGTCGAGTTCAGATGGTAG
- a CDS encoding cold-shock protein, translating to MQKGTVKWFNPTKGYGFIKPMVGDKDVFVHISAVERAGLSTLNENQVIEYDLVENRGKTSAENLKVS from the coding sequence ATGCAAAAAGGCACCGTCAAGTGGTTCAACCCGACCAAGGGTTATGGGTTCATCAAGCCGATGGTCGGCGATAAGGATGTGTTCGTCCATATCTCGGCGGTCGAGCGCGCTGGGCTCTCGACCCTCAACGAAAATCAGGTGATTGAATACGACCTTGTGGAAAATCGCGGCAAGACATCCGCGGAAAATCTCAAGGTCTCCTAA
- a CDS encoding glutathione S-transferase family protein — protein sequence MITLFGSGPNFGLPDASPFVTKAETLLRMSKLPFEKAPMSFSKAPKGKIPYIEDDGELLGDSTFIRWHLEKKYGVDFDKGLTSEQRATAWAFEKMAEDNLYWAIVHIRWMDEANFNRGPREFFKAAPAVIRPLVVAMVRRRVRKSLHGHGMGRHSPKEIVELGSHSLQAIADYLGSKPFFMGTEPTGADATIFAFVVSAMCPVFKSPLQEAAVSHDNLRHYVGRMIARFYPELGELAGCKAAA from the coding sequence ATGATTACATTGTTCGGATCCGGTCCTAATTTCGGTCTTCCCGACGCAAGCCCCTTCGTCACCAAGGCCGAAACCTTGTTGCGGATGTCGAAGCTGCCATTTGAGAAAGCCCCGATGAGCTTCTCGAAGGCTCCCAAAGGCAAGATCCCCTATATCGAGGACGATGGTGAGCTGCTCGGCGATTCCACCTTTATCCGCTGGCACCTCGAAAAGAAATACGGGGTCGATTTCGACAAGGGGCTGACGAGCGAACAACGCGCGACGGCGTGGGCATTCGAGAAGATGGCCGAGGACAATCTCTACTGGGCCATTGTCCATATTCGCTGGATGGATGAAGCGAACTTCAATAGAGGTCCCCGGGAATTCTTCAAAGCTGCGCCCGCCGTCATCCGCCCGCTGGTTGTTGCGATGGTCCGGCGTCGGGTCCGCAAATCCCTGCACGGCCATGGCATGGGACGGCACAGCCCGAAGGAGATCGTCGAACTGGGATCGCATTCACTCCAGGCAATTGCCGACTACCTCGGCAGCAAACCATTCTTCATGGGCACTGAGCCGACCGGCGCCGACGCCACCATCTTTGCGTTTGTCGTTAGTGCGATGTGTCCCGTCTTCAAGTCGCCACTGCAAGAGGCGGCCGTGAGCCACGACAATCTGAGGCATTACGTCGGCCGCATGATCGCGCGCTTCTATCCGGAACTTGGCGAGCTCGCCGGCTGCAAGGCAGCGGCCTGA
- a CDS encoding ketopantoate reductase family protein produces the protein MAKVAIVGCGAMGSVYAALMVDAGHEVHAVTLWPDHAQAMASRGLRCEGASGDRTVPIHASTTTDGIGPCDLVIIATKAFDVEAAAQSCISLLGPETIVQTIQNGLGSPEVAAPILGADRIAVGVVGGFGASIRAPGHAHHNGMEMIRFGAFAGLPKQLLQASAKIWESAGFKVALFDDIKQMVWEKLIMNVAFSGTSCATGLTIGEILGDADAWSVARGCAEEAIAVAKASNVRLNVGDPLEHIRKLGGKIPDARPSMLLDYNAGRRCEVDAINGAIPRLGKPLGVATPVNETVVGLIRARERRMLATG, from the coding sequence ATGGCAAAGGTCGCGATTGTCGGCTGCGGCGCCATGGGATCGGTCTATGCCGCGCTCATGGTCGATGCCGGCCACGAGGTTCACGCCGTAACGCTGTGGCCCGATCACGCCCAAGCAATGGCTTCCAGGGGCCTGCGCTGCGAAGGCGCCAGCGGCGACCGCACGGTGCCGATACATGCTTCCACGACGACGGATGGCATCGGGCCGTGCGACCTCGTCATCATAGCCACCAAGGCATTCGATGTGGAGGCGGCGGCGCAGTCCTGCATTTCGTTGCTGGGTCCGGAAACCATCGTGCAGACCATCCAGAACGGGCTCGGATCGCCGGAAGTCGCCGCACCGATCCTCGGCGCCGATCGTATTGCCGTCGGCGTCGTCGGCGGTTTCGGCGCCTCGATACGGGCGCCCGGCCACGCCCATCACAACGGCATGGAGATGATCCGGTTCGGCGCGTTTGCCGGGCTGCCGAAGCAACTCCTGCAGGCCTCGGCGAAGATCTGGGAATCGGCCGGCTTCAAGGTCGCCCTGTTCGACGACATCAAGCAGATGGTCTGGGAAAAGCTGATCATGAACGTCGCTTTCTCGGGGACGTCCTGCGCCACCGGGCTGACGATCGGCGAAATCCTTGGCGATGCCGACGCCTGGAGCGTGGCGCGGGGCTGCGCCGAGGAAGCGATCGCGGTGGCGAAGGCTTCCAATGTCCGGCTCAATGTCGGCGATCCCCTGGAGCACATCCGCAAACTCGGCGGCAAGATACCGGACGCGCGGCCGTCGATGCTGCTGGATTACAATGCCGGCCGCCGATGTGAGGTCGATGCCATCAATGGTGCGATCCCGCGTCTCGGCAAGCCGCTCGGAGTAGCCACGCCCGTCAACGAGACGGTGGTCGGCCTCATCAGGGCGCGCGAACGCCGGATGCTCGCAACAGGCTAG